From the Streptomonospora nanhaiensis genome, the window CCCGAGGGCGGTGCCCCGGACGCCCCGGGCACGCTCGTCTACACCAGCCTCGCGCCCGGTGCCACGCGCGCGGCCCCGGCCCCGCCCACCCCCGAACCCGCCTCCGGCGCCGCGGCGGCCGACGCCTCGGGCGCGGCGGCAGCACCGGGGGCGCCGCACACCACCCCGCCGCACGCCGCAGCATCAGGGCCCGGCGCCTCGGCCTTCGGCGCGCCCCCGCACACCGGCACCCGTGGCCCCACCGGGTTCCACGGCGCCGTCGGCGACGTCCCGCCCTACTGGTTCACCGGCCGCCGCTTCACCGATCCCGGCGAGCTGGCAGCGGCGATGCAGGCCAACTGGCCGGCGGCCGCCGAGGTCTTCGGCAGCGAGGAGGAGCGCGCCGCGCTGGGCGTCTGGCTGATCGACGACATCGGCGACACCCTCGTCGACCGCGCCCTGTTCCGCCGCCGCGCGGCCGACTCCAACGTCGCCCTCGCCTGGTTCATCGTCCAGCTGCGCCCCGACCTGCCGCCGGTCTTCCGGGGGCGCGACGCCTCGGTGGCCGCGCTGCGCGAGCGCTTCGCCGTGGTGCGGCCCGCCTTCACGGGCGCGGCGCCCGACAACGAGCTGATGCTGCTGGCCCGCTCCGAGGTGCTGAGCGTGATGGCCCTGCACCAGGGCCCCGACAGCGCCGAGCTGCGCCGGCTGGCCGACGACCTGGAGGCCGCCGAGCGCGCCGCGGGAGAGTTCCGCCAGCGGCTGGACCGGGCGGCCCCGCGCCTGGCCGCCCACGCCGTCGTGGACTCCGCGCTCATCCTGTCCTACCTGCTGCGGCCCGAACTGGTCGTGCCGCCCGACGCCCAGGGCAGCGCCGAGGCCGCCGAGTGGTTCGCGGCGCTGTGGAGCGCCGTGGAGCGCGCGTCGGGACCGGCGGCCCGGGCCGGGACGGCCGCCGCCGTGGCGCCGCTGACGGGCGTGGCCCGGGAGAGCGCCACGCGCCTGGCCGACTGGTCGGCCGCCCTGGCCGTGGCCGAGGGGGAGCGCACCGAGGCGCTGAGCAGGTGGGAGCGCGAGGCCCGGCTGAACCGGCTCGGGGCCTGGCTGCGGATCAACCCCGCCTTCCCCGGCCTGGCGGTGGGTGTGCTGGTCATCCTGGACCTCACCGAGACCGCCGACGACATGCTCGGCTGGATCCTGCTCATCGTGCTGGTGTGGCTGGCGGCGCGGCTGGCCGCCGGGATCCTGCGGCTGGCCAGCGGCCCCCGCCACGGCCACCGCACCTCCGCCCACGCCGCGGAGGCGCGGTTCCACCAGCTCAACGGGCACGCCACCCAGCTGGAGAACGGCGTGCTGCAGATGCGCCGCGAACTGGAGGAGGTCCGCGCGGCCTGCGGCGGCTAGGGCAGGTGCTAGGGACGCCGCCCGTAGCGAGCGGCGCACTCGTGTGCGCCCCGCCTGAGGCGCGTGGCGCCCCCTGGCGGGGCGCCGGTCAGGGACCAGTGCCGCTCTCGCAAGGCCGAGGAGGGAGTCAGGGCGGTTTCGGTTCCCTGCCGACCGACGAGAACGCAGCCAGAGCGGCACTGGGGCGCCGCGCAGTAGGGCGAGTACCCATAAAGCGCGCCCTGGTGCCCCCGCGCGTCCGCCGCGGTCACCGCCGCGCCGCGGTGAAACGCGCCGCGCCCGGCCGGGGCGGACCCGGCCGGGCGCGGCAGGGCCGGCCCTCGCGGGCCGACGCGGTGGACGCGGCCGACTAGCGGGCCGCGCCCGACAGGCTGCCGGTGGTCTGGCCGGCGGGGTCGTAGATGATGCAGAGGATCTCGCGGTCGTCCATGGAGTCCCAGGACTCCTGGGTCGGGTGCAGCATGTCCATGTCCAGCTCGGACTCCATGTAGGGCATGCCCACGAAGGTCTCGAACTCCGACATGCAGGTCTCCTCGGCCTCGGTGGCCACGGCCTCGTCGCCGGGGTACTCGCCGTCCTCCATCATGACGCTGGCGAAGACCTCGGACTCGTGGGGCTGGCTGCACTCGGCGGTCTCGATCTCGGAGATCTCGGTCATGCCCAGCGGCTCGGCCAGGCAGTCGCCCACCTCAAGGGTGAACACGCTGCCACCCTGGAGGCTCGCCAGCATGCCGCACCCGGACAGGGTCAGGCCGGCGGCGGCGACGGCGGCGGTGGCGGCGACCCGAACGATACGCGGGCGCATGGTCGTCGAAGGCATGAGTTCTCCGTCTGTTCTTCGTTCCAAGGGGATGGGATCCAGGCGTCCAGACCGCAGGGGGAATGCCGAGCGATGCGTCCGTCTCGATACCGCGGAGGCAGCGACCCAGGGGCACCGCGTTCAGGGGTGATTGTCCGCATCCGGGGCTGCTGTGATCATGGGACGCCGCCGGCGGCCGGTTGGTTCCACGAACTTCGGAAAACTCCCATGCCAGACATCACACTGGCCGGACCCGGCCGCCGCCGTGGGGAGGCCCCGGTCCGGCGCTACAGCTCCACGGTCATCGGGTCGTGGCTCGGCTCGGGCATGCCGCCGGCCGGCTCCAGACTGATGCCGATCCGCTCGGCGGAGCCCAGACCCCGGGCCATGCCGGAGTACATGCCGCCACCCGTGTCCGCCAGCATCCCCGCCGAGCGCGTACCGGAGTCCTCGACGTACCACAACTGGTAGCCCATGCCCTCGGGAGCCGGGGCAGGCCCTCGACCATGACCAGCACGGTGCCGCTGCGCTGGGAGGTCACCACGCTGGCCCGCGCGTCGCCGCCGTCGAGGGGGGGCGTCGCGCACACTGGCGTCGGAGGCCGCCAGCAGCCGCTCGACCTCGGCGGTGTGCTCCCGCATCTGCTGCATGCGGACGCCCATCGCCCCCACCGCGCCGCCCAAGACCAGCGCCAGCGCGGTCGCGGCGGCGGCCACCACCCACGGCAGGCGGTGGCGGCGTGTCCGCGCGCGCCGGCCGCGCGGCTTCGCCCGCGCCGGAAGCGCCCGCTCCGGCGGAGCCGACGCCGTTCCGGCGGCCGGCGGAAGTTGGCGGATGCCGGGCACCGCCGCGCGCACCCGCCGCCACACCTCCTCATCGCAACCCTGGCCGGTGCCGCGGCGGTGCTCTCGGCCGGGGCGGCCGCCGGCGGCCGGCTGTACGCCGAGCGGCGCCCGACAGCGGCCGAGCAGGCCGGCGCGGTCCGGCTGCCCCGCCCCGACTCCCCGGCGCCGCCGCTGCCCGACGGCGTGGAACTCGACGTCGAGGGGGTGGCGCCCTTCTACACCCCTGTCGCCGACTTCTACACGGTGCACACCGCGCTGGCGGTGCCCCAGGTCGACGCCGGGCGCTGGCGGCTGCGCGTCCACGGCCGGGGCGTGCGCCCGCGTGAGTACACCTACGCCCAGTTGCTGGAGCGCTCCGACCTGATGGAGCGCGACATCACCCTGGCGTGCGTGTCCAACCCGGTGGGCGGCGACCTGGTGGGCAACGCCCGCTGGATCGGGGTGCCGCTGGCGGCGCTGCTGCGCGAGGCCGGGGTGCGTGCGCCCGGCGCGGGCGGCCCCGCCGACCAGCTGGTCGCCCGCTCCGAGGACGGCATGACCATCGGCACCCCGGTGGAGGACCTGCTCGACGGCCGCGACGCGCTCCTCGCCCTGGGCATGAACGGCCGGCCGCTCACCGCCGAGCACGGATTCCCCGCCCGGATGGTGGTTCCCGGCCTCTACGGGTATGTCTCGGCGTGCAAGTGGATCACCGAGATGGAGCTGACGACATTCGCCGCCTTCGACGCCTACTGGGTGCCCCGGGGATGGTCCGAGCGCGGACCGGTCAAGACCCAGTCGCGCATCGACACCCCCCGCGCGGGCGCCTCGGTCGGCGCGGGCACGGTGCCCGTGGCCGGCGTGGCCTGGGCGCAGAACACCGGGGTGTCGGCGGTCGAGGTGCGTGTGGACGACGGCCCGTGGCTCCCGGCGCGCCTGGCGGCCGAGGACACGGCCGACACCTGGCGCCAGTGGGTACTGGAGTGGACGGCGCGGCCCGGCCGGCACCGGCTCAGGGTGCGGGCGCGCGACCGCGACGGCCGGTGGCAGACCGCCCAGGAGGCCCCGCCGGCGCCCGACGGCGCGAGCGGCCACCACACCGTCGAGGTGACCGTGACCTGACCCCTGACCTCGGCGGGGCGCGTTCCCCGCCGCGGCGGGCGTTTGGCGGCGTCCCGTTGGGACAGCCGGACGTCCACAGCCGGCCGCACGGCCGGCACCGGCCCCGCCGCGCCCCGCGGCGGGTGCGCACCGCAACCGAACGACTGCGAGGAGAATCCCATGCCCAGCCCCTCTCTCACCGTCCTGCGCCGCCTCGTCGCCGCCGGCGCTATCGCCCTGACCGCGTCGTTCTCGCTGGCCGCCTGCAACGACGACGGCGACGACGGCGAGGAGACCGTCCAGGAGGAGGACGGCGAGCAGGACGGCCAGGACGACATGGACGACCAGCAGGACGGCCAGGACGACCAGGACGGCGACGACCAGCAGGACGACGCCAACGACCAGGACGACACCGACGACATGAACGAGCAGGACGACGCGCAGGACGACAACAACTAGTCCGCGGCACCCCGGCCGGCGCCCCCCGCGGGCGCCGGTCCGCCGTTGTCGATCACCAGGTCGGCGTGCTCGCGCGGGTGGTGGGCGGCGTAGAACGCGTCCTCCTGGTCCGCCCACATATGCCGGTACGGCGCGTACTCGGCGGCGTCCCAGCGGGCGTCCAGCCGCCGCTCCCGCTCTTCGCGCGGGGCCTCGACCCAGGCCAGCGCCGCCAGGTGGGGCCGCAGTTCCGCCGCGCCCGACCCGCAGCCCTCGACGACCAGTTCGCCGCGCACCGGCGTGGTCTGCCAGTCGCCGAAGGCGCCGCGCGCCCAGTCGTAGGGCCGCCAGCGCGGATCGGCCCCGCGCGCCAGCGGCTCCAGTACCCACTGCCGCACCAGCGGCACCGCCGCCGCCAGCCCCGACCACCCCGGGTAGAGGTCGTCCATGTGCAGCAGCGGGCAGCCGGCCTCGGCGGCCAGCCGCCGGGCGAGCGTGGTCTTGCCCGCGCCCGAGCGCCCCTCGACGGCCAGCACGCGCACCCCGCCGGCGCGGGCGGGGGAGCGGCGCAGCGCCGCCACGGCCCGCCGGGGCCAGTCGGGGTCGGCGGCGGACAGGGTGAGGGCGGCCGGCCGGGGCGGCGTGCCCGGGCCGCGGCGCCGTGCCTGTGCTGAATTCAATTCTTGTAAGCTCGCTTTCACCAGCGGCGCAAGGCTTCAGGGCGGCTTCACGGGAGGAGACGGACCAGGTGACCGATGTGGAGGTGACTCCCGGCTCCCAGGCGGCGCTGCGGCGGGCCAACCAGCAGCGCGTGGTCGACGCGCTACGCAGTGGCGGCACGCTGACCCAGGCCGAGATCGCGCGCGGCACGGGGCTGTCCCCGGCCAGCGTCTCCAACATCGTACGCAACCTGCGCGCGGCCGGGACGGTGTCGGTGCGCGAGACCTCCTCCAACGGCCGCCGCGCCCGCGCGGTCACCCTCATCCGCCCGCCCGGCGCCGTGGTCGCGATCGACTTCACGCTGACCGCCATCACCGCCGCCCTGGGCGACAGCGAGGGCGGCGTACTGGCGCGCGAGGCCATCGCCTACGACGTCGCCGGCGACCCCGAGCGCGGTGTGCGGCGCGCGGTGTGGCTGGTCGAGACCCTGCTGGGCCGCGTGCGGGTGGACCGGCGGACCGTGGTGGCGGCCACCGCCGCCGTGCCCGGCCCCGTCGACCTCGCCACCGGCGAGATCGGCGCCATCACCTGCATGCCCCGCTGGGCCGGCTTCCGCCCGGGCGAGGCGCTGGGCCTGCGGCTGGGGGTTCCGGTCACCGCCGAGAACGACGCCAACCTGTGCGCCCTGGCCGAGATGGCCGACGGTGCCGGCCAGGGCCGCGAGCACGTCGTCTACGTGCGGCTGGGCCAGGGCGTGGGCGCCGGGATCGTGGTGGGCGGCGCGCTGTTCCGCGGCGCCGGGGGCACGGCCGGCGAGATCGGCCACATCGGCCTGGACGAGCGCGGCCAGGTGTGCCGCTGCGGCAACCGGGGCTGCCTGGAGACCGTGCTGGGGGCGCCCTACCTGCTGGACATGCTGCCCCACCAGGGCGAGGGCGCGCCCCGGAGCGTGGCCGAACTGGTGGCCGCGGCCGAGAAGGGCGACCCCGGCTGCCGGCGCATCGTCGCCGAGGCGGGCTCGGCGCTGGGCCGCGCCCTGGGGGTGCTGGCCAACACGTTCAACCCCGAGCTGGTGCTCCTCGGCGGGGAGCTGACCGAGGCGGGGGAGGCGCTGCAGGAGCCGGTGCGCCGCTCCATGGAGCTGGGCACGCTGGGCAGCGCGTTGGCGCGGCTGCGGATCGAGCGCGGCCGCCTGGGCGACGACGCGGCCCTGCGGGGCGCGTTGCTGCTGGCCGCGCGGGCCGCCGCGAACATGTAGCGCCAAAGGCGACATAACACCCGATTCTCCTCATGTTTCACGGCTATGCCTGTGACCTGCGCCGACAATGCGTTCAAGGGTTGAATGAAACCTCCGTGACGTTTCGGTTATGTGTTCAAGCCTTGACGCCAAGCGGGGCGCGGGGTTTGACTTCCCGCATCGGCCCACCGAGTGACCCGGCCCACACTGCGCGACCGGTGTCCCCCCATGTACGCCTCGGTGGCCTCAGAGGAGGTCAAGTTCGTTGAACAAGCGAAGCGGGTACTCGTTCCGCCCCGCGCTCGGCGCGGCGGCGGCGCTGTCGGCACTGGCCCTGGTCGTCTCCGGCTGCGGCGCCACCACCACCGGCACCGGTGAGGAGGGCGGCGACGCCAGCGTCGAGGAGGGCTTCAAGGTCGGCCTGCTCCTGCCGGAGTCCAAGACCGCCAGGTACGAGGAGTTCGACAAGCCCCTCTTCGAGCAGGCGCTCCAGGAGCTGTGCGAGAACTGCGAGCTGCTGTACCAGAACGCCGACCAGGAGACCTCCAAGCAGCAGTCCCAGGCCGAGGCCATGCTCACCGACGGCGTGGACGTGCTCGTGCTCGACGCCGTGGACTCCGAGGCCGCCGCCGGGATCGTCAACAACGCCCAGAGCCAGGGCGTGCCCGTCGTGGCCTACGACCGGCTCGCCGAGGGCGGCGTCGACTACTACGTCTCCTTCGACAACCACCGCGTGGGCCAGGTCCAGGCCGAGGCGCTGCTGGCGGCCCTGGAGGAGGAGGGCGGCAGCGGCGAGCCCCAGATCGTCATGATCAACGGCGCGCCCACCGACCCCAACGCCGGCGACTTCAAGGACGGCGCCCACGAGGTCTTCGAGGGCCAGGTCGAGATCGCCGCCGAGTACGACACCCCCGAGTGGTCGCCCGACCAGGCCCAGACCGAGATGGAGCAGGCCATCACCTCGGTGGGCGCCGACAACATCGACGGCGTCTACGTCGCCAACGACGGCATGGCCGCCGGCGTCGTGGCCGCGCTCAAGAGCGCCGGAGTGGACGACCTGCCGCCCATCACCGGCCAGGACGCCGAGATCGCGGGCGTGCAGCGCATCATCTCCGGCGAGCAGTACATGACCGTCTACAAGGCGATCGAGCCCGAGGCGCGCACGGCAGCGGAGATGGCGGTGGCCGCCGCCACCGGCGAGGAGTACCAGGCCGGCGAGGGCGTGGAGCTGACCGAGGTCGAGGACAACGACGGCAACACCATCCCGGCCGTGCTCATCGAGCCGGTGCCGGTGACCGTGGACGAGGTCCAGGACACGGTGGTGGCCGACGGGTTCTACACCGTCGAGGAGATCTGCACCGAGGAGTACGCCGACACCGACTTCTGCCAGGAGGCGCAGGCGGAGTAGCCGGCCGCCGACACGCCGACGGGCGCCGGTCCTGCACACCGGCGCCCGTTCGCCGAGCGGGACACCACAAGCCACGCGACTCCCGTCGTGGACGGAAGCCTAAAGGACGCGACATTGAGCACACCAGTCCTGGAACTGTCCGGGATATCCAAGAGATTCGGCGCCGTACAGGCACTCGACCAGGTCGACCTGCGGGTCGCGCCCGGTGAGGTGGTCGCCCTGCTGGGCGACAACGGCGCCGGGAAGTCCACCCTCGTCAAGGTCATCGCCGGGGTGAACCCGGCCGACAGCGGCGACATCCTCTGGGAGGGCAGGCCGGTCTCCATCGGCCGGCCCGGCGACGCCCAGCGCCTGGGGATCGCCACCATCTACCAGGACCTCGCCCTGTGCGACAACCTCGACATCGTCGCCAACCTGTTCCTGGGCGTCGAGAAGTCGGCCGCCGGGATACTCAACGAGGTCGAGATGGAGCGCCGGGCGCTGAAGCTGCTGGACTCGCTGTCGGTGAAGATGCCGAGCCTGCGGGTCCCGGTCGCCTCGCTGTCGGGCGGCCAGCGGCAGATCATCGCCATCGCCCGCTCGCTGCTGGGCGAGCCCAAGGTGGTCATGCTCGACGAGCCCACCGCCGCCCTGGGGGTGGCCCAGACCGCCCAGGTGCTCGACCTCATCGAGCGGCTGCGCGACCGCGGCCTGGGCGTGATCCTCATCAGCCACAACATGGCCGACGTGCGCGCCGTGGCCGACCGCGCCGTCGTCCTGCGCCTGGGGCGCAACGCCGGCGACTTCCCGGTGGAGGACACCAGCTACGAGGAGATCGTGGCGGCCATCACCGGTGCGGCCGACAATCCGGTCTCGCGGCGCTCCGGGCGCGCGTCGGTGGGCCGGACGGAGGAGGCGTGATGGCACAGCAGACACCCATCACCGGAAAGACCGGCAAGGCCGGCCGGAAGCCCGACGCGGTCGGGGTCGAGCCCGACCCCCGGCTGCTCGTCACCCAGACGTCCCCGCCCGGCCTGGCCGCGGCGGCGCTGCGCCGCATCCGCGGCGGCGAACTGGGGCCGCTGCCGGTGATCGTCGGCCTCATCGTCATCTGCGCGGTGTTCCAGCTCATGCACGAGCGGTTCCTCTCGCCGCAGAACCTGTCCAACCTGACGGTGCAGGTGGCGGCCGTGGGCCTGATGACCACCGGCGTCATCATGGTGCTGCTGCTGGGCGAGATCGACCTGTCCATCGGGTCGGTGGCCGGGGCCTCGGCCTCGGTGCTGGCCGTGCTGGCGGTGCGCATGGGCGTGTCGGAGTGGCTGGCGATCCTGGCCGCCATCGGCACCGGCCTGGCCATCGGCATCCTGCACGGCACGGTCTTCGCCAAGATCGGCGTACCGGCCTTCGTGGTCACCCTGGCCGGCCTGCTGGGCTGGCAGGGCGTGCAGTTGCAGCTGCTGGGCAGCGACGGCACGATCAACATCAGCGACAGCGGCGCGATCGCCGCCCTCACCCAGACGTTCTTCGTGCCCGCCTTCGGCTGGGGCATCGCCGTCGTGGTGGTGGCGACCTTCCTGGTGTTCACCCTGCTGGGGGAGCGCCGCCGGGCCGCCGCCGGGCTGCCGGCCAAGCCGCCCGTGGAGATCGCGGTGCGCACGCTGGCCCTGGCCGTGCCGGTGTTCGGGGCCGTGTTCGTCCTCAACCAGTTCAAGGGCGTGCCGCTGGCGTTCCTCATCTTCGTGGGGTTCGTCGTGGCCTTCGACCTGATCCTGCGCAAGACCCGCTACGGCCGGATGGTCTTCGCGGTGGGCGGCGGCGCCGAGGCGGCCCGCCGGGCCGGCATCAACGTCGACGCGGTGCGCATCTCGGTGTTCGCGCTGGCCTCCATGCTCTCGGCGATGGGCGGCATCATCCTGGTGTCGCGGTCGTTCTCGGCCAGCCTGGACACCGCCGCCGGCGAGGAGCTGATGATGGCCATCGCCGCCGCGGTGATCGGCGGCACCAGCCTCTTCGGCGGGCGCGGCAACGCCTACTCGGCGCTGCTGGGCGGCCTGGTGCTGGGCGCCATCACCTCGGGCCTGTACCTGCTGCAGATGGGCACCCCGGTGCGGTTCATGATCACCGCGCTGGTGCTGCTGGTGGCGGTCACCCTCGACGCGGTCTCGCGCCGCACCCGCCGCACCCACGCCCGGGGCGGCTGAGGCCCCCGGCACCGCCCGCCACCACGGCGTACGCCCCGTACGCCGCCGCGACCGCCCGCACCCCCTCCCCACCCGGTGCGCGCGGTCACCCGGCGCCCCCGGAGCCCTCCCCTCCGGGGGCGCCGGCGCGCCCCGCCGCGCGCCGGGGCCGGGCCGACCCGCGCCGGGCGGGGGCGCGGCAACCGCGAAAAGCGGGATGACCCGATGTTCGGGCAATGCGGCAACGCCAGCGATCCGACCTGGAATGCGGGGATATAGCCTCGCTGCCCGATGCCCGAACTCTCCTTCCTCCTGGTGGCCGGCCTGGCCGTGCTGCTGGGCGCCGTGGTGCAGAGCGGGGTCGGCCTGGGCCTGGGCCTGGTGGCGGCGCCGGTCGTC encodes:
- a CDS encoding septum formation family protein; this encodes MPSTTMRPRIVRVAATAAVAAAGLTLSGCGMLASLQGGSVFTLEVGDCLAEPLGMTEISEIETAECSQPHESEVFASVMMEDGEYPGDEAVATEAEETCMSEFETFVGMPYMESELDMDMLHPTQESWDSMDDREILCIIYDPAGQTTGSLSGAAR
- a CDS encoding serine/threonine-protein kinase; this encodes MGEAETAGGDRFAGRYRLVERLGRGGFGDVFLGVAPDGSRAAVKLLHASWARDDEMRRRFAAEVEQARKVSGFCIAPILDADCAAEQPWIASEYIEGPTLTAAVRDHGPRRGVDLQRLAVSTATALAAIHGAGVVHRDLKPDNILLAADGPRVIDFGIARAVEATSVTASGVVGTVGYMAPEQLEGLRLTAAVDVFAWGAVMVYAATGREAFAAPTQAARATRILTGEPDTGDLGEPLLPVVLACLDKDPARRPTARGLLDLLLGAAPAAPPAAPAAGADGAAEPAQRAGAAEAPTRVAATRVEPTRVVPAGEPPAGADGGTVVEPSGAAETRVAPTRVEPPAQTRAPADPEGGAPDAPGTLVYTSLAPGATRAAPAPPTPEPASGAAAADASGAAAAPGAPHTTPPHAAASGPGASAFGAPPHTGTRGPTGFHGAVGDVPPYWFTGRRFTDPGELAAAMQANWPAAAEVFGSEEERAALGVWLIDDIGDTLVDRALFRRRAADSNVALAWFIVQLRPDLPPVFRGRDASVAALRERFAVVRPAFTGAAPDNELMLLARSEVLSVMALHQGPDSAELRRLADDLEAAERAAGEFRQRLDRAAPRLAAHAVVDSALILSYLLRPELVVPPDAQGSAEAAEWFAALWSAVERASGPAARAGTAAAVAPLTGVARESATRLADWSAALAVAEGERTEALSRWEREARLNRLGAWLRINPAFPGLAVGVLVILDLTETADDMLGWILLIVLVWLAARLAAGILRLASGPRHGHRTSAHAAEARFHQLNGHATQLENGVLQMRRELEEVRAACGG
- a CDS encoding ABC transporter substrate-binding protein; this translates as MNKRSGYSFRPALGAAAALSALALVVSGCGATTTGTGEEGGDASVEEGFKVGLLLPESKTARYEEFDKPLFEQALQELCENCELLYQNADQETSKQQSQAEAMLTDGVDVLVLDAVDSEAAAGIVNNAQSQGVPVVAYDRLAEGGVDYYVSFDNHRVGQVQAEALLAALEEEGGSGEPQIVMINGAPTDPNAGDFKDGAHEVFEGQVEIAAEYDTPEWSPDQAQTEMEQAITSVGADNIDGVYVANDGMAAGVVAALKSAGVDDLPPITGQDAEIAGVQRIISGEQYMTVYKAIEPEARTAAEMAVAAATGEEYQAGEGVELTEVEDNDGNTIPAVLIEPVPVTVDEVQDTVVADGFYTVEEICTEEYADTDFCQEAQAE
- a CDS encoding sugar ABC transporter permease, yielding MAQQTPITGKTGKAGRKPDAVGVEPDPRLLVTQTSPPGLAAAALRRIRGGELGPLPVIVGLIVICAVFQLMHERFLSPQNLSNLTVQVAAVGLMTTGVIMVLLLGEIDLSIGSVAGASASVLAVLAVRMGVSEWLAILAAIGTGLAIGILHGTVFAKIGVPAFVVTLAGLLGWQGVQLQLLGSDGTINISDSGAIAALTQTFFVPAFGWGIAVVVVATFLVFTLLGERRRAAAGLPAKPPVEIAVRTLALAVPVFGAVFVLNQFKGVPLAFLIFVGFVVAFDLILRKTRYGRMVFAVGGGAEAARRAGINVDAVRISVFALASMLSAMGGIILVSRSFSASLDTAAGEELMMAIAAAVIGGTSLFGGRGNAYSALLGGLVLGAITSGLYLLQMGTPVRFMITALVLLVAVTLDAVSRRTRRTHARGG
- a CDS encoding molybdopterin-dependent oxidoreductase, which produces MLSAGAAAGGRLYAERRPTAAEQAGAVRLPRPDSPAPPLPDGVELDVEGVAPFYTPVADFYTVHTALAVPQVDAGRWRLRVHGRGVRPREYTYAQLLERSDLMERDITLACVSNPVGGDLVGNARWIGVPLAALLREAGVRAPGAGGPADQLVARSEDGMTIGTPVEDLLDGRDALLALGMNGRPLTAEHGFPARMVVPGLYGYVSACKWITEMELTTFAAFDAYWVPRGWSERGPVKTQSRIDTPRAGASVGAGTVPVAGVAWAQNTGVSAVEVRVDDGPWLPARLAAEDTADTWRQWVLEWTARPGRHRLRVRARDRDGRWQTAQEAPPAPDGASGHHTVEVTVT
- a CDS encoding ATP-binding cassette domain-containing protein, giving the protein MSTPVLELSGISKRFGAVQALDQVDLRVAPGEVVALLGDNGAGKSTLVKVIAGVNPADSGDILWEGRPVSIGRPGDAQRLGIATIYQDLALCDNLDIVANLFLGVEKSAAGILNEVEMERRALKLLDSLSVKMPSLRVPVASLSGGQRQIIAIARSLLGEPKVVMLDEPTAALGVAQTAQVLDLIERLRDRGLGVILISHNMADVRAVADRAVVLRLGRNAGDFPVEDTSYEEIVAAITGAADNPVSRRSGRASVGRTEEA
- a CDS encoding anti-sigma factor domain-containing protein — translated: MAAAATALALVLGGAVGAMGVRMQQMREHTAEVERLLAASDASVRDAPPRRRRRAGQRGDLPAQRHRAGHGRGPAPAPEGMGYQLWYVEDSGTRSAGMLADTGGGMYSGMARGLGSAERIGISLEPAGGMPEPSHDPMTVEL
- a CDS encoding ROK family transcriptional regulator; protein product: MTDVEVTPGSQAALRRANQQRVVDALRSGGTLTQAEIARGTGLSPASVSNIVRNLRAAGTVSVRETSSNGRRARAVTLIRPPGAVVAIDFTLTAITAALGDSEGGVLAREAIAYDVAGDPERGVRRAVWLVETLLGRVRVDRRTVVAATAAVPGPVDLATGEIGAITCMPRWAGFRPGEALGLRLGVPVTAENDANLCALAEMADGAGQGREHVVYVRLGQGVGAGIVVGGALFRGAGGTAGEIGHIGLDERGQVCRCGNRGCLETVLGAPYLLDMLPHQGEGAPRSVAELVAAAEKGDPGCRRIVAEAGSALGRALGVLANTFNPELVLLGGELTEAGEALQEPVRRSMELGTLGSALARLRIERGRLGDDAALRGALLLAARAAANM